The Lycium ferocissimum isolate CSIRO_LF1 chromosome 10, AGI_CSIRO_Lferr_CH_V1, whole genome shotgun sequence genome window below encodes:
- the LOC132034059 gene encoding probable receptor-like protein kinase At1g11050, with amino-acid sequence MKLIFFICFCHFLFPLSYALNSSCPINFDYVKTCKWDTSLCTEEPLEKSCCQTLRSLFGIGLAKHLKETSMFYLPNEDAALSCTSAFKAKLSSMSISQSFISKCMNETNDFVVKPSSCGGIVSMKDWMEKVGPNSLLDSSCTGDLGGLTRCSLCVDAGMKVNTYLVSLNPNSTNSRCFYFTVLYAAAIVSEFGPEDPGTAGCVLALPLANKARRSHHLSTETLLKLVFGFLGAFFGILGAIGFIILYKKWDKKRKQDALHQGYVTSVKSQILPNTGAKWFQIGELEQATKGFSQRNMIGQGGSGSVYKGTLSDGTLIAVKKILDMDSKGDEEFINEAEIISKIRHRNLIPLRGFCVTSDNLNGKGRYLVYDFMPNGSLDDHLFNVATKRLSWPQRKNIILDVAKGLAYLHYGIKPSIYHRDIKATNILLDTEMKARVADFGLAKQSKEGQTHLTTRVAGTYGYLAPEYGLYGQLTEKSDVYSFGIVILEIMSGRRVLDASNSSALLITDWAWTMVKSRNVEGVFDVLIREEGPKRVMERFVHVGILCAHVMVALRPTTEDALRMLEGDIDIPRLPDRPLPLGFESVESYSLHSDRFRDISISSSSNSLSRYIPK; translated from the coding sequence ATGAAACTTATCTTCTTCATCTGTTTTtgccattttctttttcctctgtccTATGCTTTGAATTCTTCATGTCCAATAAACTTTGATTACGTAAAAACCTGCAAATGGGACACTTCTTTATGCACAGAAGAGCCTTTGGAGAAGAGTTGCTGCCAAACACTCCGTAGTCTCTTTGGTATAGGACTAGCAAAACACCTCAAAGAAACATCCATGTTTTATCTCCCAAACGAAGATGCTGCTCTTTCATGTACTTCAGCCTTCAAAGCCAAGCTCTCTTCCATGTCAATTTCCCAATCTTTTATCTCCAAATGCATGAATGAGACTAATGATTTTGTCGTTAAGCCTTCGAGTTGTGGAGGGATAGTCTCAATGAAAGATTGGATGGAAAAAGTAGGTCCCAATAGCCTACTTGACTCATCTTGTACTGGTGACCTTGGAGGGCTTACTAGGTGCAGCTTGTGTGTTGATGCTGGTATGAAGGTAAATACTTATTTGGTATCTTTGAATCCGAATTCGACGAATAGTAGATGTTTTTATTTCACCGTCCTTTATGCTGCTGCTATAGTTAGTGAATTTGGACCTGAGGATCCAGGAACGGCTGGTTGTGTTCTTGCCTTGCCCTTGGCTAACAAGGCTAGAAGATCGCACCATCTTAGCACAGAAACTCTGTTAAAATTGGTTTTCGGGTTTTTGGGTGCTTTCTTTGGGATTTTGGGTGCTATAGGTTTTATAATTCTTTACAAGAAATGGGATAAAAAGAGAAAGCAAGATGCATTGCATCAAGGGTATGTGACTAGTGTTAAGTCCCAAATTTTGCCTAACACTGGTGCTAAGTGGTTTCAAATAGGTGAGCTTGAACAAGCCACTAAAGGATTCTCCCAAAGGAATATGATAGGTCAAGGAGGAAGTGGAAGTGTGTATAAAGGGACCCTTTCTGATGGTACTTTAATTGCTGTGAAGAAAATTCTTGATATGGATAGTAAGGGTGATGAGGAATTTATTAATGAGGCTGAAATTATAAGCAAGATTAGGCATAGGAATCTTATTCCTCTAAGAGGGTTTTGTGTTACAAGTGATAatttgaatggaaaaggtaggTATTTGGTGTATGATTTCATGCCAAATGGTAGCTTAGATGATCATCTCTTCAACGTTGCAACGAAACGATTATCTTGGCCTCAAAGAAAGAACATAATTCTTGATGTGGCTAAAGGGCTAGCTTATTTGCATTATGGAATCAAACCTTCAATTTACCACCGCGACATAAAGGCCACGAATATACTTTTGGACACGGAAATGAAGGCAAGAGTGGCAGATTTCGGATTAGCTAAGCAAAGCAAAGAAGGACAAACTCATCTTACAACAAGAGTAGCTGGCACATACGGATATCTAGCACCCGAATATGGTCTTTACGGGCAGTTAACAGAGAAGAGCGATGTTTATAGCTTTGGCATCGTGATCCTCGAGATCATGAGTGGAAGGAGAGTTCTTGATGCATCGAATTCTTCTGCACTTCTGATCACTGACTGGGCATGGACAATGGTGAAATCAAGAAATGTGGAAGGCGTTTTCGATGTGTTGATAAGGGAGGAAGGGCCAAAGAGAGTAATGGAGAGATTTGTTCATGTTGGGATACTTTGTGCTCATGTTATGGTAGCTTTAAGACCTACAACTGAAGATGCTTTGAGAATGCTTGAAGGTGATATTGATATTCCAAGATTACCAGATAGGCCACTTCCCCTTGGCTTTGAGTCAGTTGAATCATACTCATTACATAGTGATAGATTCAGAGATATTTCAATTAGCAGTAGCAGTAACAGCTTGTcaaggtatataccaaaatag